In Nicotiana tabacum cultivar K326 chromosome 19, ASM71507v2, whole genome shotgun sequence, one DNA window encodes the following:
- the LOC107789167 gene encoding transcription factor bHLH91-like, with product MYVESDCFDPAASVQHEGLAEDVFEIEENTYNNSSQQNAAFVAAAALEMQLQQQLNLEMEQCYNTTHNNNSMQELVHEHNNQGISCDQSNWGEMSFHPYQNQEDNNNFQHVAHDIQNGHQQQNFPNSLPEAPYNLPTPDLLNMFPLPRSSISFTNTNTTQSSNLLTSLGLLGDINIPAADGASTTSAVYDHSLLPLNLPPQPPLLRELFHSFPHDYGLGNLRSNTSSFFNGLEERDQLSGALYQDGEERPFDNGIFEFSADMNGIAKNRDIGKDTKHFATERQRRVHLNDKYKALRSMVPNPSKNDRASIVKDAIEYINELKREVHDLEVMVEKKRCNRDRIKRQKTKEGGNSMDGTDAKQMDEVDQSYNGNSLRSSWLQRRSKNTEVDVRVVDDEVTVKVVQQKRINCLLFASKVLDDLQLDLHHVAGGLIGDYYSFLFNSKICEGSTVYASAIAKKLIEVVDIQYAAIAPTNSY from the exons atgtatgtAGAAAGTGATTGTTTTGATCCTGCTGCCAGTGTGCAGCATGAAGGACTAGCAGAAGATGTTTTTGAGATAGAAGAAAACACATATAATAATTCCTCCCAACAAAATGCTGCATTTGTGGCTGCAGCAGCCCTGGAAATGCAACTTCAGCAGCAACTGAATCTTGAGATGGAACAGTGTTACAATACTACTCATAACAACAACAGCATGCAAGAATTGGTACATGAACACAATAATCAAGGAATTTCTTGTGATCAATCAAATTGGGGTGAAATGAGCTTTCATCCATACCAAAATCaagaagataataataactttCAACATGTTGCTCATGACATACAAAATGGTCATCAACAGCAAAATTTTCCCAATTCACTGCCTGAAGCTCCATATAATCTTCCAACCCCTGATCTTCTCAACATGTTTCCTTTGCCTAGATCATCAATTTCCTTCACAAATACTAATACAACTCAATCTTCAAATTTATTGACTTCACTAGGCTTACTAGGTGACATTAATATTCCAGCAGCAGATGGTGCATCAACTACAAGTGCAGTCTATGACCATTCTTTACTTCCATTAAATCTACCCCCACAACCCCCTTTACTGAGAGAATTATTCCACTCTTTTCCACATGACTATGGCTTGGGAAACTTAAGAAGTAATACTAGTTCTTTCTTTAATGGGTTGGAGGAGAGAGATCAGTTAAGTGGTGCTTTGTATCAAGATGGAGAAGAAAGGCCTTTTGACAATGGGATTTTTGAGTTTTCTGCTGATATGAATGGTATTGCTAAAAATAGGGATATTGGTAAAGATACAAAACATTTTGCTACTGAGAGACAGAGGAGGGTGCATTTGAATGACAAGTACAAAGCTTTGAGAAGTATGGTACCAAATCCTAGCAAG AATGATAGAGCATCAATTGTGAAGGACGCTATTGAGTACATCAATGAGCTAAAAAGGGAAGTGCATGATTTAGAAGTTATGGTGGAGAAGAAGAGATGCAACAGAGACAGGATTAAGAGGCAAAAGACAAAAGAAGGTGGTAATTCAATGGATGGTACTGATGCAAAGCAAATGGATGAAGTTGACCAATCTTACAATGGAAATTCATTAAGGAGTTCATGGCTGCAGAGGAGGTCCAAGAATACTGAAGTTGATGTTCGCGTTGTAGACGATGAAGTTACTGTCAAAGTTGTTCAGCAAAAGAGAATCAATTGCCTTCTTTTTGCATCTAAGGTTCTTGATGACCTTCAACTGGATCTTCACCATGTTGCTGGGGGACTTATTGGTGATTACTACAGCTTTTTGTTCAACTCCAAG ATTTGTGAAGGATCTACAGTGTATGCAAGTGCAATAGCCAAGAAGCTCATTGAGGTTGTGGACATACAGTATGCAGCAATTGCACCAACTAATAGCTATTAA